A single window of Tepidamorphus gemmatus DNA harbors:
- a CDS encoding DoxX family protein — protein MSTTDQRLIVPILGPIYRSLDPVAELLFRLVVGGFLVPHGLQKAFGAFGGGGFAGTAGFLGSLGMTPGWLFAGLAIFVEIGCGIAIAIGFLTRPAAALAAGFLFVAGISVHLANGFFMQDGGYEFAFLWAVAALLIAVRGAGPISVDRSIGREF, from the coding sequence GTGTCCACCACCGACCAGCGCCTGATCGTGCCGATTCTGGGTCCGATCTACCGCTCCCTCGATCCCGTCGCCGAGCTCTTGTTCCGTCTCGTCGTTGGCGGCTTTCTCGTTCCGCATGGTCTTCAGAAGGCGTTCGGCGCCTTTGGCGGCGGCGGTTTTGCCGGAACGGCAGGCTTCCTCGGTTCGCTCGGCATGACGCCGGGCTGGCTGTTCGCCGGCCTGGCGATCTTCGTCGAGATCGGCTGCGGCATCGCCATCGCGATCGGCTTCCTCACCCGCCCCGCCGCCGCGCTCGCCGCCGGCTTCCTGTTCGTCGCCGGCATCAGCGTGCATCTGGCCAACGGCTTCTTCATGCAGGACGGGGGCTACGAGTTCGCCTTTCTGTGGGCTGTCGCCGCGCTGCTCATCGCCGTGCGCGGCGCCGGTCCGATCTCGGTTGACAGGAGCATCGGCCGCGAGTTCTGA
- the gltX gene encoding glutamate--tRNA ligase produces the protein MHPTVRFAPSPTGYLHIGNARTALINRLFALQHGGRFILRLDDTDTARSRAAFAEAIVEDLGWLGIAPDLTVRQSDRAALYEAAAARLKRDGRLYPCWETAEELDRKRRRQRARGLPPVYDRAALKLTDAARAALEAEGRRPHWRFLLEDRAVVWDDLCRGPQHHPAAALSDPVLIREDGTCLYTFTSVVDDADLGITHVIRGEDHVTNTAVQIQIFEALGHAPPAFAHHNLLVAAGGEELSKRKGTLSLRALREAGYEPMAVASLAVLIGSAEALEAVASLEELAGRLDLARLSRAPSRFDIGDLAALNRKLVAAMAYEDVAERLSSLGVGGGAAFWQAVRGNLDVVADAVGWWNRIVGPVAPVIAPDDRPLLAEAARLLPDEPWDETTFGTWVAAVKAATGKSGRALFAPLRQALTGLDHGPELKLLLPLIGREEAIRRLGGTS, from the coding sequence ATGCACCCGACCGTCCGCTTCGCGCCCTCCCCGACGGGCTATCTGCACATCGGCAACGCCCGGACCGCGCTCATCAACCGTCTGTTCGCCCTGCAGCATGGCGGCCGCTTCATCCTGCGTCTGGACGATACCGACACCGCCCGCAGCCGCGCGGCATTCGCCGAGGCGATCGTCGAGGATCTCGGCTGGCTCGGCATCGCACCGGACCTCACCGTGCGCCAGTCGGACCGCGCGGCGCTGTACGAGGCGGCGGCCGCTCGGCTGAAGCGCGACGGCCGGCTCTACCCCTGCTGGGAGACGGCGGAGGAGCTGGATCGCAAGCGCCGGCGGCAGCGGGCGCGGGGACTGCCGCCGGTCTATGACCGCGCCGCCCTGAAGCTCACCGACGCCGCGCGCGCGGCGCTCGAGGCCGAAGGGCGTCGGCCGCACTGGCGCTTCCTGCTCGAGGACCGCGCCGTCGTCTGGGACGATCTGTGCCGGGGACCGCAGCACCATCCCGCCGCCGCCCTCTCCGACCCGGTTCTGATTCGCGAGGACGGAACCTGCCTCTACACCTTCACCAGCGTCGTCGACGACGCCGATCTCGGCATCACCCACGTCATCCGCGGCGAGGACCACGTCACCAACACCGCGGTGCAGATCCAGATCTTCGAGGCGCTCGGTCATGCGCCACCGGCATTCGCGCATCACAACCTGCTGGTCGCCGCCGGCGGCGAGGAGCTGTCGAAGCGCAAGGGAACGCTGTCGCTACGGGCGCTCAGGGAGGCGGGCTACGAGCCGATGGCGGTGGCAAGCCTCGCCGTGCTGATCGGTTCCGCGGAAGCGCTCGAGGCGGTCGCCTCTCTGGAGGAGCTGGCCGGCCGGCTCGATCTTGCCCGGCTGTCGCGGGCCCCCTCACGCTTCGACATCGGCGATCTGGCGGCGCTCAATCGCAAGCTCGTCGCCGCGATGGCATACGAGGATGTCGCCGAGCGGCTCTCCTCGCTGGGGGTCGGGGGTGGCGCGGCGTTCTGGCAGGCGGTGCGCGGCAATCTCGACGTCGTCGCCGATGCGGTCGGCTGGTGGAACCGGATCGTCGGGCCGGTTGCGCCCGTCATCGCTCCGGACGACCGCCCGCTGCTGGCAGAGGCCGCGCGGCTATTGCCGGACGAGCCGTGGGACGAGACCACGTTCGGCACCTGGGTGGCGGCGGTGAAGGCGGCCACCGGGAAGTCGGGCAGGGCGCTGTTCGCGCCGCTGCGACAGGCGCTGACCGGTCTCGACCACGGACCCGAACTGAAGCTGCTGCTGCCGCTGATCGGCCGCGAGGAGGCTATTCGACGACTCGGCGGTACATCGTGA
- a CDS encoding MarR family winged helix-turn-helix transcriptional regulator codes for MADSGGQGGRARRADVLRLEAFLPYRLMMLAEQVSQSLARIYGRRHHLANPEWRVLAALGQHGRMTATEIGRHSRMHKTKVSRAVAELERRGLLVRTTSDVDLRVLHLALTEAGRAVYDDIVPLAVTFAADLAADLSPEDAAALDRILATLMQQASAGEAAGGDAAS; via the coding sequence ATGGCGGACAGCGGCGGACAGGGCGGACGTGCTCGGCGCGCCGACGTGCTGCGGCTGGAAGCCTTCCTGCCCTACCGCCTGATGATGCTGGCCGAACAGGTCAGCCAGTCGCTGGCACGCATCTACGGCCGCCGCCACCATCTCGCCAACCCCGAATGGCGGGTGCTGGCCGCGCTCGGCCAGCACGGTCGGATGACCGCCACCGAGATCGGCCGGCACAGCCGGATGCACAAGACCAAGGTCAGCCGGGCGGTGGCCGAGCTGGAACGTCGCGGGCTGCTGGTCCGCACTACCTCCGACGTCGATCTGAGGGTCTTGCATCTGGCGCTGACCGAGGCCGGGCGTGCAGTCTATGACGACATCGTTCCGTTGGCAGTGACCTTCGCCGCCGATCTTGCGGCGGACCTGTCACCCGAAGACGCGGCGGCGCTCGACCGCATCCTGGCGACGCTGATGCAGCAGGCATCGGCTGGCGAGGCGGCTGGCGGCGATGCGGCATCCTGA
- a CDS encoding HAD family hydrolase, which produces MQTHLRAVVFDVGNVLLDWNPAYLYDKLIPDREERAWFLTHVLTPGWHAEQDRGRSCAAGVAALSERFPGSSALIAAFYERWLETISGPIEGTVEILTDLKRNGVAVHALTNFSAELWQTTCAAYPFLGDFDQAVVSGEVGFIKPDPRIFDVLCARTGLAPADMLFIDDREDNVEAARQLGFRTIRFTGPDALAGELSALGFPVRQPRPAAVPA; this is translated from the coding sequence ATGCAGACGCATTTGCGGGCCGTCGTATTCGACGTCGGAAACGTGCTTCTCGACTGGAATCCGGCCTATCTCTATGACAAGCTGATCCCCGACCGCGAGGAGCGCGCCTGGTTCCTGACCCATGTGCTGACGCCCGGGTGGCATGCCGAACAGGATCGCGGACGATCCTGCGCAGCCGGGGTCGCGGCGCTGTCGGAGCGGTTCCCCGGCTCGAGCGCGCTGATCGCCGCCTTCTACGAGCGCTGGCTGGAGACGATCAGCGGCCCGATCGAGGGCACGGTCGAGATCCTGACCGACCTGAAGCGCAACGGCGTTGCCGTCCATGCGCTGACCAACTTCTCCGCCGAGCTCTGGCAGACGACGTGCGCCGCCTACCCATTCCTCGGCGACTTCGATCAGGCGGTGGTCTCGGGAGAGGTCGGCTTCATCAAGCCCGATCCGCGCATCTTCGATGTCCTGTGCGCGCGGACCGGTCTGGCGCCGGCCGACATGCTGTTCATCGACGACCGCGAGGACAATGTCGAGGCCGCCCGCCAACTCGGATTCCGGACGATCCGGTTCACCGGCCCCGATGCGCTGGCCGGCGAACTGTCCGCGCTCGGGTTCCCGGTCCGCCAGCCCCGTCCCGCCGCCGTGCCAGCGTGA
- a CDS encoding NAD-dependent succinate-semialdehyde dehydrogenase, translating into MRLKDPTLLRTQCFVNGEWIGSGAIAVTNPANGEEIARVPNFGAEETRQAIEHAQAAFGPWAARTGKERAKILRRWFDLIIENKDDIAMIMTSEQGKPLAEAAGEVDYAASFVEFFAEEAKRIYGDVIPSHRADARIVVVKQPAGVVAAITPWNFPAAMITRKVGPALAAGCTVVCKPAGETPLTALALAELGARAGIPAGVLNIVTGKASAIGSEMTSNPLVKVLTFTGSTAIGKILIEQCAKTVKRVGMELGGNAPFIVFDDADLDKAVQGAIASKFRNAGQTCVCANRIYVQSGVYDIFAERLASEVLKMKVGDGTEVGVVQGPLINAAAVEKVEEHVQNAVALGAEVVVGGKRHARGGNFYEPTVLKNVTTRMLITREETFGPVAPLYRFETEEEVIRLANDTEFGLAAYFYSRDVGRCWRVAEALEYGIVGINEGLISTEVAPFGGVKESGLGREGSHYGIDEFVEIKYMLMGGLAR; encoded by the coding sequence ATGCGACTGAAGGATCCGACCCTTCTCAGGACACAGTGTTTCGTGAACGGCGAGTGGATCGGGTCCGGCGCGATCGCCGTCACCAACCCGGCCAATGGCGAGGAGATCGCCAGGGTGCCGAACTTCGGCGCCGAGGAGACCCGCCAGGCGATCGAGCACGCTCAGGCCGCGTTCGGCCCATGGGCGGCCAGGACCGGCAAGGAGCGGGCGAAGATCCTGCGCCGCTGGTTCGACCTGATCATCGAGAACAAGGACGATATCGCGATGATCATGACCAGCGAGCAGGGCAAGCCTCTGGCCGAGGCCGCCGGCGAGGTCGACTACGCGGCCTCGTTCGTCGAATTCTTCGCCGAGGAGGCAAAGCGCATCTACGGCGACGTGATTCCGAGCCATCGCGCCGATGCGCGCATCGTCGTGGTCAAGCAGCCGGCCGGCGTCGTCGCCGCGATCACGCCATGGAACTTCCCCGCCGCGATGATCACCCGCAAGGTCGGCCCGGCGCTCGCCGCCGGCTGCACCGTGGTCTGCAAGCCGGCCGGCGAGACGCCGCTGACAGCGCTGGCACTGGCAGAGCTCGGCGCCCGCGCCGGCATTCCCGCTGGCGTGCTCAACATCGTCACCGGCAAGGCCTCGGCGATCGGCAGCGAAATGACGTCGAACCCGCTCGTCAAGGTGCTGACGTTCACCGGATCGACCGCGATCGGCAAGATCCTGATCGAGCAGTGCGCCAAGACGGTCAAGCGCGTCGGCATGGAGCTCGGCGGCAACGCGCCGTTCATCGTCTTTGACGACGCCGATCTCGACAAGGCGGTGCAGGGCGCCATCGCCTCGAAGTTCCGCAATGCCGGCCAGACCTGTGTCTGCGCCAACCGGATCTACGTGCAGTCGGGGGTCTACGACATCTTCGCCGAAAGGCTCGCCAGCGAGGTGCTGAAGATGAAGGTCGGCGACGGCACCGAGGTCGGCGTCGTGCAGGGGCCGCTGATCAATGCCGCGGCGGTGGAGAAGGTCGAGGAGCACGTGCAGAACGCGGTCGCGCTCGGCGCTGAGGTCGTCGTCGGCGGCAAGCGGCACGCGCGCGGCGGCAACTTCTACGAACCCACCGTACTCAAGAACGTCACGACCAGGATGCTGATTACCCGCGAGGAGACCTTCGGCCCTGTCGCGCCGTTGTATCGCTTCGAGACGGAGGAGGAGGTGATACGCCTCGCCAACGATACCGAATTCGGGCTTGCGGCCTATTTCTACAGCCGCGACGTCGGCCGCTGCTGGCGGGTCGCCGAGGCGCTCGAGTACGGCATCGTCGGCATCAACGAGGGGCTGATCTCGACCGAGGTCGCACCGTTCGGCGGCGTCAAGGAATCGGGCCTCGGCCGCGAGGGGTCGCATTACGGCATCGATGAGTTCGTCGAGATCAAGTACATGCTGATGGGCGGGCTTGCCAGATAG
- a CDS encoding DUF2865 domain-containing protein — MRGWIAGLAGVVLAALPAGSAAVAQDPGYCVQLEARLVHLERSRSGSSADITRRDSAILTLRKQLDAARRQAAQAGCGAQQGFLFFRPPRPPHCGDHDAIIARLEANVRALEAQRSAAPLQVVSGDRERAQLLAALGEHNCGPQYARYAPRPGSGGLFGFFNRDYGRDPYAEEPGIDDRYGTFRTICVRSCDGYFWPISFSTVSTHFGNDEQICRASCPGADVALYIHRNPGEEADDAVSLSGEPLRAHPNAFRHRREYVQDCTCRTATRTTALSERVIVDITARNGAVMRSDAAGSTAARAETGAIALPGTPLPRRPPGAVPPPVGSIATITGFEDYDSTSAPDVAQGERQVRNVGPGFTMYRRVVE, encoded by the coding sequence ATGAGGGGCTGGATCGCAGGGCTCGCCGGTGTGGTCCTGGCAGCGCTCCCAGCCGGTTCCGCGGCGGTTGCCCAGGATCCGGGCTATTGCGTTCAGCTCGAAGCCCGACTCGTCCATCTGGAGCGGTCGCGGTCGGGATCCTCCGCCGACATCACGCGGCGCGACAGCGCCATCCTGACGCTGCGCAAGCAGCTCGATGCCGCACGACGTCAGGCCGCACAGGCCGGTTGCGGCGCGCAGCAGGGCTTCCTGTTCTTCCGGCCGCCGCGTCCGCCGCACTGCGGCGATCACGACGCGATCATCGCGCGACTCGAGGCCAATGTCCGGGCGCTCGAGGCGCAGCGCAGCGCCGCGCCCCTGCAGGTCGTCTCCGGCGACCGCGAGCGGGCCCAGCTGCTGGCAGCCCTCGGCGAGCACAATTGCGGTCCGCAATACGCCCGCTATGCGCCCCGGCCCGGATCCGGCGGGCTGTTCGGCTTCTTCAACCGTGACTACGGCCGCGATCCCTATGCCGAGGAACCCGGCATCGACGACCGCTACGGCACCTTCCGCACGATCTGTGTGCGCAGCTGCGACGGATATTTCTGGCCGATCAGCTTCTCGACAGTCTCCACCCATTTCGGCAATGACGAGCAGATCTGCCGGGCGAGCTGCCCGGGCGCCGATGTGGCGCTCTACATCCATCGCAATCCCGGCGAGGAGGCCGATGACGCCGTCTCGCTGAGCGGCGAGCCGCTGCGCGCGCACCCCAACGCCTTCCGCCATCGCCGCGAGTACGTACAGGACTGCACCTGCCGGACCGCGACACGAACGACGGCGCTGAGCGAGCGGGTGATCGTCGACATCACGGCCCGCAACGGCGCGGTCATGCGCAGCGATGCGGCCGGCAGCACTGCCGCGCGCGCCGAGACCGGCGCGATTGCCCTGCCGGGCACGCCGCTGCCGCGGCGGCCGCCGGGCGCGGTGCCGCCGCCGGTCGGGTCGATCGCGACGATCACCGGCTTCGAGGACTATGACTCGACGTCGGCCCCGGACGTGGCACAAGGGGAGCGTCAGGTGCGCAATGTCGGTCCCGGCTTCACGATGTACCGCCGAGTCGTCGAATAG
- the rpiA gene encoding ribose-5-phosphate isomerase RpiA yields MVTTSSPDALKRLAAERALDFVDSGMRLGLGSGSTAAHFVAALGAKVRAGGLDVVGVPTSESTRRLAVEHGVPLTTLEETPELDLTVDGADEVDGRLRLIKGGGGALLREKIVAASSGRMIVIADRSKRVARLGRFPLPVEVVPFGHPSTAVRIARALAGIGLPTAMRLRQGSGDGPYRTDGGNLIYDCDLGEIPDPETLDAALSAVPGVVEHGLFIGLCACAIIAGPDGIELLERG; encoded by the coding sequence ATGGTGACGACCTCCTCGCCGGACGCCCTGAAGCGCCTCGCAGCCGAGCGCGCCCTCGACTTCGTCGATTCCGGCATGCGTCTCGGTCTCGGCAGCGGGTCGACCGCAGCGCATTTCGTCGCGGCCCTGGGGGCGAAGGTCCGCGCCGGCGGCCTCGATGTGGTCGGTGTGCCGACGTCGGAATCGACCCGTCGGCTTGCCGTCGAACATGGCGTGCCGCTGACGACCCTCGAGGAGACGCCCGAGCTCGACCTGACGGTCGATGGCGCCGACGAGGTGGACGGGCGGCTGCGACTGATCAAGGGCGGCGGCGGGGCGCTGCTGCGGGAAAAGATCGTTGCGGCCTCCTCCGGCCGGATGATCGTCATCGCCGACCGGTCGAAGCGGGTCGCCCGGCTCGGGCGCTTTCCCCTGCCGGTGGAGGTGGTGCCGTTCGGCCACCCCTCCACTGCCGTCAGGATCGCGCGCGCACTGGCCGGGATCGGCCTGCCGACGGCGATGCGGCTGCGTCAGGGCAGCGGCGACGGCCCCTACCGCACCGACGGCGGCAATCTGATCTACGACTGCGATCTCGGCGAGATCCCGGATCCGGAGACGCTCGACGCGGCGCTGTCGGCAGTGCCGGGCGTCGTCGAACACGGTCTGTTCATCGGCTTGTGCGCCTGCGCGATCATCGCAGGTCCGGACGGCATCGAACTCCTGGAGAGAGGCTGA
- a CDS encoding FAD-dependent oxidoreductase, whose translation MADVESRQALYRFAYRRSPDQDAADPVRHPVVVVGAGPVGLAAAIDLCQRGVPVVLLDDADRIGEGSRGICYSKHCLEILDTLGVGEAVAAKGVGWHVGKVHFRDREVYRFDLLPEPGHKMPAFVNLQQYYLEKLLVERLERLPGADIRWRNRVVGLESTADGACLDIDTPEGRYRIAADWLVAADGARSTIRDLIGIDFVGETFRDQFLIADIRMQADLPAIRQFWFEPPFHSGQSALIHKQPDDVWRVDFQIGWDADPREETRPERVRARLDRMMEGRPYDLVWVSVYTFQCRRAERFVHGRVILAGDAAHQVSPFGARGANSGIEDAQNLAWKLALVVSGEAPARLLDSYDCERIQAADVNIAHSTRSTDFLVPKSPGDKVLRDAVLELARDHGFARRMVNSGRLHTAAIYDSTLSTPDTDPFGGQMRPGAPLPDAPMVDAAGRQVWLLNALGRDFTLLHADDGTTPEPLPGVRLLRIGRDLHDATGLFAVRYDPAPGSCWLVRPDHYLAARFRRYDRTRIEAALARAKGMTDG comes from the coding sequence ATGGCCGATGTTGAATCCCGGCAGGCGCTCTACCGCTTCGCCTATCGTCGGTCGCCCGATCAGGATGCCGCGGACCCCGTTCGCCACCCGGTCGTGGTGGTTGGCGCCGGGCCGGTCGGCCTCGCGGCGGCGATCGATCTCTGCCAGCGTGGCGTTCCGGTCGTGCTGCTCGACGATGCCGACCGGATCGGCGAAGGCTCGCGGGGCATCTGCTATTCCAAGCACTGTCTGGAGATCCTCGACACGCTCGGTGTCGGCGAGGCGGTCGCCGCCAAGGGGGTCGGCTGGCACGTCGGCAAGGTCCACTTCCGGGACCGCGAGGTCTACCGGTTCGATCTCCTGCCCGAGCCGGGGCACAAGATGCCGGCCTTCGTCAACCTGCAGCAATACTATCTCGAGAAGCTGCTCGTCGAACGGCTGGAACGGCTGCCCGGCGCCGACATCCGCTGGCGCAACCGGGTGGTTGGCCTCGAATCGACCGCCGATGGCGCCTGTCTCGACATCGACACGCCGGAGGGCCGCTACCGGATCGCGGCCGACTGGCTGGTTGCGGCCGACGGCGCACGATCGACGATCCGCGACCTCATCGGCATCGACTTCGTCGGCGAGACCTTCCGCGACCAGTTCCTGATCGCGGACATCCGCATGCAGGCGGATCTTCCCGCCATCCGTCAGTTCTGGTTCGAACCGCCGTTCCATTCCGGCCAGTCGGCGCTGATCCACAAGCAGCCCGACGATGTCTGGCGCGTCGACTTCCAGATCGGCTGGGATGCCGATCCGCGCGAGGAGACCAGGCCGGAGCGGGTGCGTGCCCGCCTTGACCGGATGATGGAAGGCCGGCCATACGATCTCGTCTGGGTTTCGGTCTACACGTTCCAGTGCCGTCGCGCCGAGCGATTCGTGCACGGCCGGGTGATCCTGGCCGGCGACGCCGCGCACCAGGTTTCGCCGTTCGGAGCGCGCGGCGCCAATTCCGGCATCGAAGACGCACAGAATCTGGCCTGGAAGCTCGCCCTCGTCGTCAGCGGTGAGGCGCCGGCGCGCCTGCTCGACAGCTATGATTGCGAGCGAATCCAGGCCGCCGACGTCAACATCGCCCATTCGACCCGCTCCACCGACTTCCTCGTGCCGAAGAGTCCTGGCGACAAGGTGCTGCGCGATGCGGTGCTGGAACTCGCCCGCGACCACGGCTTCGCCCGCCGGATGGTCAATTCCGGCCGCCTGCACACCGCGGCGATCTACGACAGTACCCTGTCCACGCCCGACACCGACCCGTTCGGCGGCCAGATGCGGCCGGGCGCGCCGCTGCCGGACGCCCCGATGGTCGATGCCGCCGGGCGCCAGGTCTGGCTGCTCAATGCGCTTGGGCGCGATTTCACCTTGCTCCATGCCGATGACGGGACCACACCGGAGCCGCTGCCGGGTGTCCGCCTGCTCCGCATCGGGCGCGACCTGCACGATGCCACCGGTCTGTTCGCGGTTCGCTACGATCCGGCGCCGGGCAGCTGCTGGCTCGTTCGCCCCGACCACTATCTTGCCGCCCGGTTCCGCCGCTACGACCGCACGCGGATCGAGGCGGCGCTCGCCCGTGCCAAGGGGATGACAGATGGCTGA
- the gor gene encoding glutathione-disulfide reductase, protein MAAFDYDLFVIGAGSGGVRAARIAAGYGARVAIAEEHRIGGTCVIRGCVPKKLLVYASRFRDEFEDAAGYGWNVGETAFDWPTLIAAKDREVARLEAAYRRNLEAAGVEIIAARGELRGPHTVHLAGPGRDVTARTILIATGGQPNLDRQLPGIEHVITSNEAFHLERLPESIVIAGGGYIAVEFAGIFNGLGARTTLIYRGEEILRGFDDDLRTGLHAAMTARGIEVICGDVFSRIEKTDTGLVGHTRQGRALAAEQIMFAIGRSPRVEGLGLDRVGVAQGWNGAIVVDGTGRTSVDSIYAVGDVTDRVNLTPVAIREGHAFADIVFGGKSAAMSYDAIATAVFSTPEIGTVGLSEAEARERCRALDIYVARFRPMKQTMTGRDEPAMMKLVVDAQSDVVVGCHLLGPDAGELIQIVGILVKLGATKAQFDATVAVHPTMAEELVTLRTPARRWRAEDPATERARTAT, encoded by the coding sequence ATGGCGGCGTTCGACTACGATCTGTTCGTCATCGGCGCCGGTTCGGGCGGCGTGCGCGCCGCTCGGATCGCCGCCGGCTACGGTGCCCGGGTGGCGATCGCGGAGGAGCATCGCATCGGCGGTACCTGCGTGATCCGCGGCTGCGTGCCGAAGAAGCTGCTGGTCTATGCCAGCCGCTTTCGCGACGAGTTCGAGGACGCCGCCGGCTACGGCTGGAACGTCGGCGAAACGGCCTTCGACTGGCCGACGCTGATCGCCGCCAAGGACAGGGAAGTCGCCCGCCTGGAGGCCGCCTATCGGCGCAACCTGGAGGCCGCGGGCGTCGAGATCATCGCGGCGCGCGGCGAACTGCGCGGTCCGCATACGGTTCACCTGGCCGGACCGGGCCGCGATGTCACCGCCCGGACGATCCTGATCGCCACCGGGGGGCAGCCCAATCTCGACCGACAACTGCCGGGTATCGAGCATGTCATCACCTCGAACGAGGCGTTCCATCTCGAGCGGCTGCCCGAGAGCATCGTGATCGCCGGCGGCGGCTACATTGCGGTGGAGTTCGCCGGCATCTTCAATGGCCTCGGTGCCCGGACGACGCTGATCTATCGCGGCGAGGAGATCCTGCGCGGCTTCGACGACGATCTGCGCACCGGCCTCCACGCGGCGATGACCGCGCGCGGCATCGAGGTGATCTGCGGCGACGTCTTCTCCCGCATCGAGAAGACCGACACGGGGCTCGTCGGCCATACGCGGCAAGGCAGGGCCCTCGCGGCCGAACAGATCATGTTCGCGATCGGCCGTTCGCCGCGCGTCGAAGGGCTCGGCCTTGACCGGGTCGGCGTCGCGCAGGGCTGGAACGGGGCAATCGTCGTCGACGGGACCGGCAGGACATCGGTCGACAGCATCTATGCGGTCGGCGACGTCACCGACAGGGTGAACCTCACCCCGGTCGCGATCCGCGAAGGCCATGCCTTCGCCGACATCGTCTTCGGCGGCAAGTCGGCCGCCATGTCGTACGACGCCATTGCTACCGCGGTGTTCTCGACCCCGGAGATCGGCACCGTGGGCCTGAGCGAGGCGGAGGCGCGCGAGCGGTGCCGCGCGCTTGACATCTATGTCGCCCGCTTCCGGCCGATGAAGCAGACGATGACCGGCCGCGACGAGCCGGCAATGATGAAGCTCGTTGTCGATGCTCAGTCCGACGTGGTCGTCGGCTGCCATCTGCTCGGCCCGGACGCCGGCGAGCTCATCCAGATCGTCGGCATCCTGGTCAAGCTCGGGGCAACCAAAGCGCAGTTCGACGCGACCGTCGCGGTGCATCCGACGATGGCCGAGGAACTGGTCACGCTGCGTACCCCCGCCCGTCGGTGGCGGGCTGAGGACCCCGCGACCGAACGAGCGCGCACCGCAACCTGA
- a CDS encoding DUF2783 domain-containing protein — protein MADLMTDSRFADPDAAFHLLVDAHRDLTAAESAALNARLVLLLANHVGDMDVLRQAVAAARRAGMTG, from the coding sequence ATGGCTGACCTGATGACCGACAGCCGCTTCGCCGATCCGGATGCGGCCTTTCACCTGCTCGTCGATGCCCATCGCGATCTGACGGCAGCGGAGAGCGCGGCGTTGAACGCCAGGCTGGTACTGCTCCTCGCCAACCATGTCGGCGACATGGACGTGCTGCGCCAGGCCGTGGCGGCGGCGCGCCGGGCTGGGATGACGGGCTAG
- a CDS encoding CreA family protein, with amino-acid sequence MPAPVVLVRLLAAMLATMLGIASPAAAQEPELIFKKSTVWKFLTPDHKLATYAIDDPKVAGVACHFTVPEKGGLSGLFGVAEELSNASLACRQIGPVSFRGSFSQGEEMFSERRSVFFKRMRIVRGCDTTRNVLVYLVYTDKLIEGSPENSTSTVPIMPWGEAPAPRCADYLDD; translated from the coding sequence ATGCCTGCACCTGTCGTCCTCGTCCGCCTGCTGGCCGCGATGTTGGCCACGATGCTGGGCATCGCGTCGCCGGCTGCCGCACAGGAGCCCGAGCTGATCTTCAAGAAATCCACCGTCTGGAAGTTCCTGACCCCCGACCACAAGCTCGCGACCTATGCGATCGACGATCCGAAGGTGGCAGGAGTCGCCTGTCATTTCACCGTTCCCGAGAAGGGTGGGCTGAGCGGCTTGTTTGGTGTCGCGGAAGAACTGTCGAATGCTTCGCTGGCCTGCCGCCAGATCGGTCCGGTGTCGTTCAGGGGCAGCTTCTCGCAGGGCGAGGAGATGTTCTCCGAGCGCCGCTCGGTGTTCTTCAAGCGGATGCGCATCGTACGGGGCTGCGACACCACCCGCAACGTGCTGGTCTACCTCGTCTACACCGACAAGCTGATCGAAGGCAGCCCCGAGAATTCGACCTCGACGGTGCCGATCATGCCGTGGGGCGAGGCGCCTGCACCGCGCTGCGCCGACTATCTGGACGACTAG